GCGAAGGCGGTGCCGAGCCACTTGCTGTAGGGCGGGTAGGTCCGCTCGATCAGCAGGCGTAGCCGCATGAGGTCGCGGACGAGACGGGCGGCCACGACCGCCGAGCCCAGTTCGTCACCGACCTCGCCGCAGCGGCCGACGAAGGGTTCCTCCTGGCTGACGCGTTGCCACTGGCAGGCCAGGACGTAGCGCCACACGTCGTCGGGATACCAGGCCAGCGCGCGTCGCGCCGCGGCCAGGACGCCGAGTCCGTCGTGGTGCACGGCACCGGCGGTGACCTCGGCCAGGGTCTGGGTGGGAGTGGCAAGCCAGTCCTCCGGTGTGACGCCGCTCAGCGGGTCGAAGCCGAGGTGGCCGGTCAGCCAGTCGCCGAACTCGGCGATCACGACGCCGTGCTGGACGGGCCCGGTGGTGTGTCGCAGGTGCCGGGTGCCGTGCCCGGTGCGGACCAGGCTGGTGGGATAGCCGGCGATCGTGGCGGGCAGCCGCTCGCCGAGCAGGTGGTCGACCCGGGCGCCGTGGCGGGCGAGGTCATCGGCGGTGAGGAACAGGTGCAGTCGCGGACCCCAGTCGTGGTCGGTGGACCGCCGGGTGTCGAAGCCGAGGACCTCGGACCCGGTGCCGATCAACGCCGCGCTGTAGGTGAGGTCGGGCAGGTGACGAGAGAACAGGGGCCGGACCGCGTCGTCGTGAAGCCGGCGGGACAGCTCGACGCCGGGCATGAAGTCCACGGGCACGCTCGGCATTCTCGCAACGCGGACCGGCTGCCGGCGACGGATTTTCGCCGCTCCTCGTCGGAGGCCGACCGCGCCGCACACGGCAAGGCCGCGCCGCACACGGCAAGGCCGCGCCGCACACAGCAAAGGCCGCGCCGCACACGGCAAAGGCAGGGAGACCACTCCCTGCCACCTCTAACGTATATCGCACCCCGGGTCTTGCGGCAAGACCCGGGTGGTGCCGCAGAATCGTCGGCCGGACGCGGTTCACCTGGGAAAACGGGGGCACGGAATGACCGGACGCTATGTGGTCGGATTCGACGAGATCGATGAGGGGCAGGTCGCCGTCGTCGGCGGCAAGGGCGCGCATCTCGGGGCGCTGTCCCGGACGGACGGGGTGAGCGTGCCCGCCGGCTGCTGCGTGACCACCGACGCCTTCCGGCGGGCCATGGCCGAGGTGCCGGCGCTCGACGACCGGCTCGACCAGCTCTGCCGCACGCGGCCGGACGACCGGGAGACCATCCGCACGATCAGCGCGGAGATCCGCCGCGTCGTCGAGGGCCTCGGCGTTCCCGACGACGTCGCGGCGGCGATCACCCGCGCCCTGGCCGACCTCGGCGAGCACGCCGCCTACGCGGTCCGGTCCAGCGCCACCGCGGAGGACCTGCCGACGGCGTCGTTCGCCGGGCAGCAGGACACCTACCTCAACGTGGTGGGTCCGGCCGCGATCCGCACCCACGTCGCCCGGTGCTGGGCGTCGCTGTTCACCGAGCGGGCGGTGACCTACCGCCTCCGTAACGGCATCGACCACCGCTCCGTGCGGATGGCCGTGGTGGTGCAGCGGATGGTCCTGCCGGAGGCGGCCGGGATCCTGTTCACCGCCGACCCGGTCACCGGCAACCGGAAGGTCGCCTCGGTGGACGCCGGCGTCGGCCTCGGCGAGGCGCTGGCCTCGGGGCTGGTGAACCCGGATGTGTTCACGGTGCGTGACGGCGCGATCGAGCGCCGGACGATCGCCGTCAAGCGGCGGGCCGTACGCGCCGTGCCCGGTGGCGGCACGCGGATCGAGACGATCGACCCGGCCCGCCAGGAGCGGCCCGCGCTCACCGACGCGCAGGTCCTGAGGCTGGTCCGGCTCGGCCGGTTGATCGAGGCCCGGTTCGGTCGCCCGCAGGACATCGAGTGGGGTCTGGTCGACGGCGACTTCCAGATCCTCCAGAGCCGGCCGATCACCACGCTGTTCCCCGTCCCGGCCGTCGACGACGGACAGAACCACGTCTACCTGTCGGTCGGTCACCAGCAGATGATGACCGACGCGATGAAGCCGCTGGGCCTGTCGATGTGGCAGCTGACCGCCATGGCGCCCATGCGTTCCGCCGGCGGCCGGCTGTTCGTCGACGCCACCCGGCACCTGGCGACGCCCGCCGGCCGCGCCGCCTTCCTGGACCTCATGACGCGGTCCGATCCGCTGACCCGGGACGCGCTGGAGACGATCCTGGAACGTGGTGACTTCGTGCCGACGGTGCCGGACGCGGGTCCCGCCGGTCCGCCGGCCGGTCTGCCGCCGGCGACGATCGAGACGGATCCGGCCATCGTCACGGCGCTGATCGAGGGCAGCCAGGACAGCCTCGCCGCGTTGCGGCGCGACATCCGGACCCGGTCCGGGCCCGCGTTGTTCGACTTCCTGACCGAGGCGTTCGAGGAGCACAAGCGGGTGCTCACCGATCCACTGAGCATTCAGGCGATCATGGCGGGCATGGAAGCCACCTGGTGGCTCAACGACAAGCTGGGGGAGTGGCTGGGCGAGCCCAACGCGGCCGACACGCTCACGCTGTCCGCCCCCGGCAACGTCACCTCGGAGATGGGGCTGGCGCTGCTCGACGTCGCCGACGTCATCCGTCCGTACCCCGAGGTGGTGGCGTTCCTGCGCGACGCCGGCGGGGGCGGCTTCCTGGACGAGCTGCCGAAGCTCCCCGGCGGGGTCGAGGCGCGCGACGCCATCTCGGCCTACCTGGACCGGTACGGCATGCGCTGCGTCGGCGAGATCGACATCACCAGGCCGCGGTGGAGCGAGCGGCCGGACACCCTCGTACCGCTGATCCTCGACCACGTCCGGAACTTCGCGCCCGGGGCCGCCGCGCGGCGCTTCGAGCAGGGCCGGCGGGCGGCGGAGCGGAAGGCCCGGGAGGTGCTGGCGCGACTGCGGGCGTTGCCGGACGGGGCGGAGAAGGCCGACCAGGCGCGGCGGATGATCGACCGGGTCCGGACCTTCATCGGCTACCGGGAGTATCCGAAGTACGGCATCGTGAGCCGCTACCTCGTCTACAAGCAGGCGCTGATGGCGGAGGCCGACACGCTGGTGCGCGCCGGCGTGCTGGCCGACCGGGAGGACGTCTTCTTCCTGACCTTCCCGGAGTTCCGCGACGCCGTGCGCACGCGGCGGGTGGACCGGCGGTTGATCCGCGAGCGCGCGGACGCGTTCCGGACCCACCAGGCGCTGACGCCACCCCGGGTGCTCACCTCCGACGGCGAGGCGGTCACCGGGGCGTACCGTCGTGACGACGTGCCGAGCGGCGCCCTGGTCGGCCTGCCGGTCTCGCACGGGACGGTCGAGGGGCGGGCGCGGGTCGTCCTGGACCTGGCCCGGGCCGACCTCGACCCGGGCGACATCCTCGTCACGGCCCACACCGACCCCAGTTGGACGCCGCTGTTCGTCGCCGTGGCCGGCCTGGTCACGGAGGTGGGCGGCCAGATGACCCACGGCGCGGTGATCGCCCGGGAGTACGGCCTGCCGGCTGTGGTGAACGTGCCGGGGGCCACCCGGCTGATCCGGGACGGCCAGCGGATCCGGGTGCACGGCTCCGGCGGGTACGTCGAGCTGCTGTCCTGACCCCGGTCCGGTGGGACCCGGCCGTCGCCTCCCCCGCCCGGGAGGCGACGGCCGGGTCGGCTCAGCGGTAACCCGCGGCCACGACGTTCGCCTGGACGGCGTTCTCGGTCGCGTCCGAGGGATAACCGGCCACCATGGCCCCCTCGTAGAAGGTGCCGACGCTCTGGTTCCGGTTGTCGATGCAGCAGTCGCCGCCGCTGCCCAGGATGATCGCGCCCTGCTTCTTCATCGGGCTGTAGCCGGGGGGCAGCGATCCGTCGTAGAGGGTGTAGAGGTTGCCGGACTGGGCGTTGCTGCCCTTGATGGCGAAGCGCGACGTGCCGTTGTTCTTCAGCGTGGCGGTGACGAACTTGCTGGTGAAGGCGCGTTGGTTGGGGTTCCAGGACTGGCTGCCGCCGGGGTAGAGGCCCCATTCCAGGTCGGCCTGCACCCAGGGGCCGCTGCCGGAGCAGCCGCCGAACCAGCAGCTGGTGCTGAAGTTGATCGCGTCCATCGCCCCGGCCCCGTCGGCCCGGCGGGTGGTCTCGCTGTTGCCGTAGTCGAAGCAGCAGCCGCTGTTGACGTGGGTGCCGCTGGTGACCATGTACATGCCCTCGGGCGCGCTGCCGGTGGGGATGCCGGTGTCCCGGCCGTTCCGCCAGTAGCTGCTGTTGCCGGGGATGAACAGCGAGTACGCCTTGGCCCCGCCGACCGTGATCGACTCGCGGTTCGCCACGGCCGGTTGGACCGCGCCGCCGATGCCGCCGGAGCCCTGGTAGCCGAGGTTGTTGCCCCGGGTCGTCTGGTCGTAGATCCAGGTGATGACGCATGTGGTGTTGGCGCAGAAGGAGTCCTGCGCGGCGGCGTTGGCGGGGCCGCCGGCGCTG
The genomic region above belongs to Micromonospora sp. WMMD1128 and contains:
- the rph gene encoding rifamycin-inactivating phosphotransferase, which produces MTGRYVVGFDEIDEGQVAVVGGKGAHLGALSRTDGVSVPAGCCVTTDAFRRAMAEVPALDDRLDQLCRTRPDDRETIRTISAEIRRVVEGLGVPDDVAAAITRALADLGEHAAYAVRSSATAEDLPTASFAGQQDTYLNVVGPAAIRTHVARCWASLFTERAVTYRLRNGIDHRSVRMAVVVQRMVLPEAAGILFTADPVTGNRKVASVDAGVGLGEALASGLVNPDVFTVRDGAIERRTIAVKRRAVRAVPGGGTRIETIDPARQERPALTDAQVLRLVRLGRLIEARFGRPQDIEWGLVDGDFQILQSRPITTLFPVPAVDDGQNHVYLSVGHQQMMTDAMKPLGLSMWQLTAMAPMRSAGGRLFVDATRHLATPAGRAAFLDLMTRSDPLTRDALETILERGDFVPTVPDAGPAGPPAGLPPATIETDPAIVTALIEGSQDSLAALRRDIRTRSGPALFDFLTEAFEEHKRVLTDPLSIQAIMAGMEATWWLNDKLGEWLGEPNAADTLTLSAPGNVTSEMGLALLDVADVIRPYPEVVAFLRDAGGGGFLDELPKLPGGVEARDAISAYLDRYGMRCVGEIDITRPRWSERPDTLVPLILDHVRNFAPGAAARRFEQGRRAAERKAREVLARLRALPDGAEKADQARRMIDRVRTFIGYREYPKYGIVSRYLVYKQALMAEADTLVRAGVLADREDVFFLTFPEFRDAVRTRRVDRRLIRERADAFRTHQALTPPRVLTSDGEAVTGAYRRDDVPSGALVGLPVSHGTVEGRARVVLDLARADLDPGDILVTAHTDPSWTPLFVAVAGLVTEVGGQMTHGAVIAREYGLPAVVNVPGATRLIRDGQRIRVHGSGGYVELLS
- a CDS encoding DUF4037 domain-containing protein gives rise to the protein MPSVPVDFMPGVELSRRLHDDAVRPLFSRHLPDLTYSAALIGTGSEVLGFDTRRSTDHDWGPRLHLFLTADDLARHGARVDHLLGERLPATIAGYPTSLVRTGHGTRHLRHTTGPVQHGVVIAEFGDWLTGHLGFDPLSGVTPEDWLATPTQTLAEVTAGAVHHDGLGVLAAARRALAWYPDDVWRYVLACQWQRVSQEEPFVGRCGEVGDELGSAVVAARLVRDLMRLRLLIERTYPPYSKWLGTAFARLPDTDQLAATLAAALGADNWRDRERHLVTAYETTAARHNDLGLTAPVDPRTRHFHGRPFRVLHAERFARALIDAIGDPALRALPLTGAIDQFVDSTDVLGHRTRSRKLTAALYPPDR
- a CDS encoding arabinofuranosidase catalytic domain-containing protein — its product is MPHTSRSRRRWASIAAAAALTLTAGLTGTQLASAAAAGCSVTYIVSSSWPGGFGANVTVTNLGDPVSSWRLTWNFTAGQTVTQYWNTSLTQTGAAVTAANVSYNGAIPTGGSTNFGFNGAATGSNPAPTSFALNGTTCTGGVSTPPTTTPPTSTPPTSAPPTTPPPTTPPPTANGPCDIYAAGGTPCVAAHSTTRALFRAYSGRLYQVRRSSDNTTRDITTVSAGGPANAAAQDSFCANTTCVITWIYDQTTRGNNLGYQGSGGIGGAVQPAVANRESITVGGAKAYSLFIPGNSSYWRNGRDTGIPTGSAPEGMYMVTSGTHVNSGCCFDYGNSETTRRADGAGAMDAINFSTSCWFGGCSGSGPWVQADLEWGLYPGGSQSWNPNQRAFTSKFVTATLKNNGTSRFAIKGSNAQSGNLYTLYDGSLPPGYSPMKKQGAIILGSGGDCCIDNRNQSVGTFYEGAMVAGYPSDATENAVQANVVAAGYR